In the genome of Gadus chalcogrammus isolate NIFS_2021 chromosome 21, NIFS_Gcha_1.0, whole genome shotgun sequence, one region contains:
- the akap12b gene encoding A-kinase anchor protein 12b — translation MLGTITLTVGQPDGVSVVQSEDAPETMDSAVTKDETAPHANGEKADNEPADAQDISIVEEKVCEEKQQEEANEVGFKKIFRFVGFKFTLKKDKNEEKDPVKLLKVKEKDGDAVEDDAAEKVAEEPAEATTVTEEKEEETKAATPAGDDAEDTDKTEVPAEGAAADAVDETSKEEAVEKESNPPPQEATQSSFRKLLSGGLFSNLRKKASIKKTKEEEEKEKETTAEEEIKEGDETAEAQKEEGEEAETKEETPATTTEEAKPEPTAEAEGNDETPAPAEDNAEEEKPEAAEEEKLTTETELLSSQEKVKTHGSPLKKLFNGAGLKKLSTKKNKSKKEAEAKLTESTEQAAELQTSTESEEAPKAESGPSSPEDSGEHAVDGEASTIESSQETEGEVTSDGEKKKEGILPWSSFKKLVTPKKRVKKSSESDEDAAAEKAAKSATLSSNESAVFEEKANEEEPKEEVATEEEPKTETTEKLVSSTEEPKKKMDTSVSWEALMCMGGPKKRTRKTSDSDEEDETKLEEEPTPAVAEEEQEAKVEESPIVTSTETEPEEEVLPVDAANQTEKESAWDTLKRFVFAKNKPKLEEKAEDSPEQGNSDGEVQKEESSFSLRKLFPGRKKKKADQQASGEGGSGEEDSDTPAVVPLSEYDTEQTETKQEEVSEPAITQAQASVEERAPSWIAAIVEDGDGKHDQLSDIPEEADNAATPKSADTTIEEDDEEHPSLPPTTRATPQRRMSLAEEKPFVPAVSSVTTPVPTGPASEVAEMVLEAAVEQISEAPCQTSVTVEELPVEEASVGTEEEIENEHAELKNNTILEPHNSEEAMAICTGLGTKDIAKVAVEKPVTSTSECLTVISDSLCTEVALEEMPADIEVAVATEDSISEAQVQQVEATELESSIEFLSDIPEVEAATKCEEPETEQTALIACRPEPSEIVKAAELDEDTPEVVNLMAPTMETNVSMEIVEITHPAVEIKEEVVELDQFVAVGENTPVQEVVQVVTQQSITIENTSTENIIVEYSPCVDLEEVEIKADLEVSDEEIIEEVLVKEADTPVQAVLGVTMLETCNNLSEEDGQETEAHVIEEQSIVIARVVIETAMDQVLEAQTEAPKPATPPPTEEESSTPVQALLSTEEAIEENTEKPIITEPPVALICTAPKVSITQSPMVLCSAIQVTDVVSVEEAESLDGPAGIEQEPTAELQQAMEVNATASEELIEEVVELESEILPAEEPKEAKNEESKEEVEATPCPEVHMPVMVVLQSATVVEDTPLEEEAVEEFGNNGPALVQNQDAEPKCEEAVGAALPTLPEEPQTPAVSTEVAAPDQEVPASAADTKEEEERAVAAERCAEVMAQVNEVIEEAVKEIEPISSEITAAS, via the exons ATGCTTGGAACAATTACTCTAACAG TGGGGCAGCCCGACGGTGTGTCCGTGGTGCAGAGCGAAGACGCCCCGGAGACCATGGACTCTGCCGTCACCAAGGACGAGACGGCTCCCCACGCCAATGGGGAGAAGGCCGACAACGAGCCGGCCGACGCCCAGGACATCTCCATCGTGGAAGAGAAGGTGTGTGAGgagaagcagcaggaggaggccaACGAAGTGGGTTTCAAGAAGATCTTCCGCTTCGTGGGCTTCAAGTTCACCCTGAAGAAGGACAAGAATGAGGAGAAGGATCCGGTCAAACTACTGAAGGTCAAGGAGAAGGACGGAGACGCCGTCGAGGACGACGCGGCAGAGAAGGTCGCCGAAGAGCCGGCCGAGGCGACGACCGTgaccgaggagaaggaggaggagacgaaggCGGCCACGCCGGCGGGGGATGACGCCGAGGACACGGACAAGACTGAGGTTCCGGCAGAGGGTGCTGCCGCCGATGCCGTGGATGAAACCTCCAAGGAGGAAGCAGTCGAGAAGGAGAGCAACCCGCCACCTCAGGAGGCCACGCAGTCTTCCTTCAGGAAGCTCCTATCAGGAGGCCTCTTCTCCAACTTGCGGAAGAAAGCTAGCATTAAGAAAaccaaagaggaggaggagaaggagaaggagaccaCCGCAGAGGAGGAGATCAAGGAGGGCGACGAGACGGCTGAGGCGcagaaagaggaaggagaggaggcagagaccaaggaggagacaccagcaacGACTACTGAGGAGGCCAAACCAGAACCCACCGCCGAGGCGGAGGGCAACGATGAAACCCCAGCTCCTGCAGAAGATAacgcagaggaggagaagccagAGGCTGCGGAAGAAGAGAAGCTTACTACAGAGACGGAACTGCTCTCCTCCCAGGAGAAGGTCAAGACCCATGGAAGCCCGCTGAAGAAGCTGTTCAATGGCGCCGGCCTGAAGAAGCTCTCCACCAAGAAGAACAAAAGTAAGAAAGAGGCTGAGGCGAAACTCACCGAGTCCACGGAGCAGGCAGCCGAGCTCCAGACCTCCACTGAGTCTGAAGAGGCTCCGAAGGCCGAGAGCGGGCCCTCATCTCCAGAGGATTCTGGGGAGCACGCCGTAGACGGAGAGGCCAGCACGATCGAGTCCAGCCAGGAGACCGAGGGAGAAGTCACCTCGgatggggagaagaagaaggaaggcATCCTTCCCTGGTCTTCCTTCAAAAAACTGGTGACCCCCAAGAAGCGAGTGAAGAAGTCTTCGGAGAGTGACGAGGATGCCGCAGCAGAGAAGGCGGCCAAGTCGGCCACTCTGTCCTCCAATGAAAGCGCAGTGTTTGAAGAAAAGGCTAACGAGGAAGAGCCCAAGGAGGAAGTGGCGACGGAGGAGGAACCAAAGACCGAAACCACAGAGAAACTTGTGAGCAGCACCGAAGAACCCAAAAAGAAGATGGACACCTCCGTCTCCTGGGAGGCTCTAATGTGCATGGGTGGGCCCAagaagaggacgaggaagacCTCTGACTCGGACGAGGAAGATGAGACCAAGTTGGAAGAGGAGCCAACCCCGGCCGTagcagaggaagagcaggaggctAAAGTGGAAGAGTCCCCCATCGTCACCTCCACAGAGacggagccggaggaggaggtgctaccAGTCGATGCAGCAAACCAGACGGAAAAAGAGTCTGCATGGGACACACTGAAACGCTTTGTCTTCGCAAAGAATAAGCCCAAACTGGAAGAGAAGGCAGAGGACTCCCCCGAGCAGGGTAACTCCGATGGCGAAGTGCAGAAAGAGGAGTCGTCGTTCTCTCTGAGAAAGCTGTTCCCTGGACGCAAGAAGAAGAAGGCTGACCAACAAGCCTCCGGCGAAGGAGGTTCCGGCGAGGAGGACTCTGACACCCCTGCTGTTGTACCTCTCTCAGAGTACGACACCGAGCAAACCGAGACCAAACAGGAGGAAGTGTCAGAGCCAGCCATCACTCAGGCCCAAGCCTCTGTTGAGGAAAGGGCTCCCTCCTGGATTGCAGCCATCGTCGAAGACGGTGACGGCAAGCACGACCAGCTGAGTGACATCCCAGAGGAGGCCGACAACGCCGCCACACCGAAATCCGCAGACACCACCATTGAAGAAGACGACGAGGAACACCCGTCGTTGCCTCCCACCACTAGGGCAACCCCACAAAGACGTATGTCCCTCGCTGAGGAAAAGCCTTTCGTCCCGGCCGTATCCAGTGTCACCACGCCCGTTCCTACGGGCCCCGCGTCAGAGGTTGCAGAGATGGTTCTGGAGGCTGCGGTGGAACAGATCAGTGAGGCTCCATGCCAGACATCGGTGACTGTTGAAGAATTACCAGTGGAGGAAGCCAGCGTTGGTACCGAGGAGGAAATTGAGAATGAGCATGCTGAATTGAAGAACAATACCATTCTGGAGCCACACAACAGCGAGGAGGCCATGGCCATTTGCACCGGTCTGGGAACCAAGGATATCGCGAAAGTGGCTGTTGAGAAGCCAGTGACGTCTACTAGTGAGTGCTTGACTGTGATCAGCGACTCGTTGTGCACAGAGGTTGCTCTGGAGGAGATGCCAGCTGACATCGAGGTGGCAGTAGCAACAGAAGATTCCATCTCTGAGGCACAAGTGCAGCAAGTTGAAGCTACCGAGCTCGAGTCTTCCATTGAGTTCCTTTCTGACATCCCGGAAGTTGAAGCCGCCACCAAGTGCGAGGAGCCAGAGACCGAGCAGACCGCATTGATTGCATGTCGTCCAGAACCGTCTGAGATCGTCAAGGCCGCGGAGCTTGACGAAGACACCCCTGAGGTTGTGAACCTGATGGCACCCACCATGGAGACAAACGTCTCCATGGAGATTGTAGAGATCACCCATCCAGCTGTGGAAATTAAGGAAGAAGTGGTGGAGTTGGATCAGTTTGTGGCCGTCGGAGAGAACACACCGGTACAAGAGGTTGTTCAAGTGGTAACCCAACAGAGTATCACTATTGAAAACACCAGCACCGAAAACATCATCGTGGAGTATTCTCCTTGCGTGGACCTAGAAGAAGTGGAGATTAAAGCAGATTTGGAGGTTTCAGATGAAGAAATTATTGAAGAAGTATTGGTCAAGGAGGCTGACACACCGGTCCAAGCTGTTCTTGGAGTCACCATGTTGGAGACCTGTAACAACTTATCCGAAGAAGACGGACAGGAGACAGAGGCacatgtcattgaggagcaAAGCATCGTCATTGCCCGAGTTGTCATTGAGACTGCCATGGACCAGGTTTTGGAGGCTCAGACCGAAGCCCCAAAGCCTgctactcccccccccactgaggAGGAAAGCTCCACACCAGTCCAGGCCTTGCTTTCAACCGAAGAGGCCATTGAAGAGAACACAGAGAAGCCCATCATCACTGAACCCCCCGTCGCACTCATCTGCACCGCACCAAAAGTCAGCATAACACAGTCACCCATGGTGCTGTGCTCGGCCATCCAGGTCACCGACGTTGTGTCTGTCGAAGAAGCAGAGAGCCTCGATGGACCTGCAGGGATTGAACAAGAGCCCACCGCCGAACTCCAGCAAGCCATGGAAGTGAACGCAACCGCAAGTGAGGAGCTCATTGAAGAAGTGGTTGAATTGGAGTCTGAAATTCTGCCGGCCGAAGAGCCCAAAGAGGCCAAGAACGAAGAAAGCAAAGAGGAAGTGGAAGCCACGCCTTGCCCCGAGGTCCACATGCCAGTGATGGTGGTGCTGCAGTCGGCGACGGTGGTGGAGGACACGCCCTTAGAGGAAGAAGCAGTGGAAGAGTTTGGCAACAACGGGCCAGCTCTGGTCCAAAACCAAGATGCAGAACCTAAATGCGAGGAGGCCGTGGGCGCCGCCTTGCCGACGTTGCCGGAGGAGCCACAGACGCCAGCGGTCTCCACAGAGGTGGCCGCCCCCGACCAGGAGGTCCCAGCATCAGCAGCCGACAccaaggaagaggaagagagggcggTGGCAGCTGAGAGGTGTGCAGAGGTGATGGCCCAGGTGAATGAGGTGATCGAGGAAGCTGTGAAGGAGATTGAACCCATCTCTTCAGAGATCACAGCTGCGTCGTGA
- the zbtb2b gene encoding zinc finger and BTB domain-containing protein 2b produces the protein MELANHGLILLQQLNAQREFGFLCDCTVAIGDVFFKAHKAVLAAFSNYFRTLFIHQDSDCVRLKAADIQPDIFSYLLNLMYTGRLAPQLIDPARLEQGVKFLHAYPLLQEASQSVYAHPESNLSLSTSLYGIQISDQQAGLSARLPAGRELSSPMDLEPLGADRRNMSTPALLPSYANSLAPKRASSPPQAEPSTSGMQTPAEEQHRGGSLAAAAETSSSVNAILHVKPSIMKRSASFRKHYTCHLCGYRFNQRSLLREHLLQHTQALQYSLSEPSDGLSHAEQAAEHAAAAEAEELSRGGSRGGAGHSGTGHSGGALEVLSDGEQMHASGANSDSPRAEVSTSSWGAAGSQSQADTPPPSDIADIDNLESADLDREVKRRKYECATCGRKFIQKSHWREHMYIHTGKPFKCSACGKSFCRANQAARHVCLNQGADTYTMVDRQSMELCAAGEDSSQMEALFMGSARPYKCNICETTFSSPNEVIKHLCFSQGALAGLQGAGSPGASLLHREEFPGAEGSDLANAGGKTLAPVKTEEILVE, from the exons ATGGAGTTGGCCAACCATGGTCTaatcctcctccagcagctcaacGCTCAGAGGGAGTTCGGCTTCCTGTGTGACTGCACCGTGGCCATCGGCGATGTGTTCTTCAAAGCCCACAAGGCCGTGCTGGCCGCCTTCTCAAACTACTTCCGCACACTCTTCATTCACCAGGACAG CGACTGCGTTCGCCTCAAGGCGGCGGACATCCAGCCGGACATCTTCAGCTACCTCCTGAACCTGATGTACACGGGCCGGCTCGCGCCCCAGCTCATCGACCCCGCGCGCCTGGAGCAGGGAGTCAAGTTCCTGCACGCCTACCCTCTGCTGCAGGAGGCCAGCCAGTCGGTGTACGCCCACCCCGAGtccaacctctccctctccacgtCGCTCTACGGCATCCAGATCTCCGACCAGCAGGCGGGGCTGTCTGCCCGACTGCCGGCCGGCCGCGAGCTCTCCTCCCCCATGGACCTGGAGCCGCTGGGCGCCGACCGGAGGAACATGTCCACGCCCgcgctcctcccctcctacgCCAACTCCCTGGCGCCCAAGCGGGCCTCCTCGCCCCCGCAGGCGGAGCCCTCCACCAGCGGCATGCAGACCCCGGCCGAGGAGCAGCACAGGGGGGGCtcgctggcggcggcggcggagacgTCGTCCTCGGTCAACGCCATCCTGCACGTGAAGCCCAGCATCATGAAGCGCAGCGCCTCCTTCCGGAAGCACTACACCTGCCACCTGTGCGGCTACCGCTTCAACCAGCGGAGCCTGCTGCGGGAGCACCTGCTGCAGCACACCCAGGCCCTGCAGTACTCCCTCTCCGAGCCCAGCGACGGCCTGTCGCACGCCGAGCAGGCCGCGGAGCACGCCGCGGCGGCCGAGGCGGAGGAACTCTCCAGGGGGGGAAGCCGGGGTGGGGCGGGCCACTCGGGGACGGGCCACTCGGGCGGGGCGCTGGAGGTCCTCAGCGACGGCGAGCAGATGCACGCGTCCGGCGCCAACTCGGACTCGCCCCGGGCGGAGGTGTCCACCTCCAGCTGGGGGGCGGCCGGGTCCCAGTCCCAGGCCGACACCCCGCCGCCCTCCGACATCGCCGACATCGACAACCTGGAGAGCGCCGACCTGGACCGCGAGGTGAAGCGGCGCAAGTACGAGTGCGCCACCTGCGGCCGCAAGTTCATCCAGAAGAGCCACTGGCGCGAGCACATGTACATCCACACGGGCAAGCCCTTCAAGTGCAGCGCCTGCGGCAAGAGCTTCTGCCGCGCCAACCAGGCGGCGCGCCACGTGTGCCTGAACCAGGGGGCCGACACGTACACTATGGTGGACCGGCAGAGCATGGAGCTGTGCGCTGCGGGCGAGGACAGCAGCCAGATGGAGGCTCTGTTCATGGGCTCGGCCCGGCCCTACAAGTGCAACATTTGCGAGACGACCTTCTCCAGCCCCAACGAGGTGATCAAGCACCTGTGCTTCAGCCAGGGGGCGCTGGCGGGTCTGCAGGGCGCGGGCTCCCCAGGTGCCAGCCTGCTCCACAGGGAGGAGTTCCCCGGAGCGGAGGGCTCGGATTTAGCCAACGCTGGCGGGAAGACGCTGGCCCCCGTAAAAACTGAGGAGATCCTCGTAGAATAG